The Bos javanicus breed banteng chromosome 18, ARS-OSU_banteng_1.0, whole genome shotgun sequence genome has a segment encoding these proteins:
- the PSMD8 gene encoding LOW QUALITY PROTEIN: 26S proteasome non-ATPase regulatory subunit 8 (The sequence of the model RefSeq protein was modified relative to this genomic sequence to represent the inferred CDS: substituted 1 base at 1 genomic stop codon) — protein MRRLPVTILSDSRGGAPADKFIQGRASRAPPXERLKAKPGGRRQTIVASPPIWGSTSRPHFRRGCVDRRRCRKSGCRFAASRKMAATAVNGVAGTSSSGSAAASGAILQAAAGMYEQLKGEWNRKSPNLSKCGEELGRLKLVLLELNFLPTTGTKLTKQQLILARDILEIGAQWSILRKDIPSFERYMAQLKCYYFDYKEQLPESAYMHQLLGLNLLFLLSQNRVAEFHTELERLPAKDIQTNVYIKHPVSLEQYLMEGSYNKVFLAKGNIPAESYTFFIDILLDTIRDEIAGCIEKAYEKILFTEATRILFFNTPKKMTDYAKKRGWVLGLNNYYSFASQQQKPEDTTIPSTELAKQVIEYARQLEMIV, from the exons ATGAGGCGACTTCCGGTTACCATTTTGAGTGACAGTAGAGGCGGAGCTCCGGCTGACAAGTTCATTCAGGGCCGGGCTTCGAGGGCACCTCCCTGAGAGCGACTGAAGGCTAAGCCCGGAGGGCGGAGGCAAACCATCGTAGCCTCACCCCCGATTTGGGGCTCCACCTCCCGGCCCCACTTCCGCCGGGGGTGCGTCGATAGGCGTCGCTGCCGTAAATCGGGCTGTCGGTTTGCCGCATCACGGAAGATGGCGGCCACGGCGGTGAACGGGGTGGCCGGCACCTCGAGCTCGGGGTCTGCGGCGGCCTCGGGCGCGATCCTGCAGGCCGCGGCCGGCATGTACGAGCAGCTCAAGGGCGAGTGGAACCGGAAAAGCCCTAATCTTAGCAAGTGCGGGGAAGAGCTGGGCCGTCTCAAG CTGGTTTTGTTGGAGCTCAACTTCCTGCCAACCACAGGGACCAAATTGACCAAGCAGCAGCTCATTCTGGCCC GTGACATACTGGAGATCGGGGCTCAATGGAGTATCCTACGCAAGGACATCCCCTCTTTCGAGCGGTACATGGCCCAGCTCAAGTGCTACTACTTCGATTACAA GGAGCAGCTCCCAGAGTCAGCCTACATGCACCAGCTCCTGGGCCTCAACCTCCTCTTCCTGCTGTCCCAGAACCGGGTGGCTGAGTTCCACACAGAGCTGGAGCGGCTGCCTGCCAAGGACATCCAGACCAACGTATACATCAAGCATCCGGTGTCCCTCGAGCAG TACCTGATGGAGGGCAGCTACAATAAGGTATTCCTGGCCAAAGGCAACATTCCCGCCGAGAGCTACACTTTCTTCATCGACATCCTGCTTGACACTATCAG GGATGAGATTGCTGGTTGTATCGAGAAGGCCTATGAGAAAATCCTCTTCACAGAGGCCACCCGGATCCTCTTCTTCAACACACCCAAAAAGATGACAGACTACGCCAAGAAG CGAGGGTGGGTCCTGGGCCTCAACAACTACTACAGCTTTGCCAGCCAGCAGCAAAAGCCGGAAGATACCACCATCCCTTCCACGGAGCTGGCCAAACAGGTCATCGAGTATGCCCGGCAGCTGGAGATGATCGTCTGA
- the GGN gene encoding gametogenetin isoform X1, whose product MGNVQSEPSAGGGSRKEQASDRSSDSRRTSLVEPEVTPSSPAMRLARGLGVWFPGSSAPPGLLVPPEPQASPSPLPLTLELPSPVTPPSEEAAAAAVSTPPPPPVGTLLPAPSKWRKPMGTPVPRIRGLLEASHRGQGDPPSLRPLPPPSLQLAEEDPDPVPRAPSPTPPPLETRKPPLPPPSDGQHPDRRITPALATPAATPTESQARLGSEGQTASGARSGAPPQAGEGEMARPAASESGLSLLCKVTFKSGPPLPPAAASSSLATKASLGGGGGGGGGLFAASGAISYAEVLKQGPLAPGASLPSGEVPRATQEAEGGDGDGEGCSGPPSASASHARTLPPPPYTTFPGSKPKFDWVSPPDGPERHFRFNGAGGGVGAPRRRAAAFSGPWGSAPPASGQMHPAPGSRRPAPALLAPPMFIFPAPTNGEPVRPRPPGPPELMPPPPPTPPPTPPPAPPPTPQPPVIQTTPLPVTLPPAPGPGHLESAVTPAPAPSLSSALAADQAQVPAPAPAPAPAPAPSPAPAPTVAEPLPPAPAPAPAKTRTRRNKGPRAARAVPREDGAPGDGPRERTATTVTDSGGAGGGGSGALPAGTANSGAARHWPPFQVLNSCPCKCYCRHQPRHRRLPRNVSAWLSTPTNHLSEPPWVTTIKLAGSLVAGLEHYDLQATHSN is encoded by the exons ATGGGGAACGTGCAGTCGGAGCCGTCCGCGGGCGGGGGCTCCCGAAAAGAGCAGGCCTCGGACCGGTCCTCCGACTCCCGCCGGACATCCCTGGTGGAGCCCGAGGTGACCCCCTCCTCCCCGGCCATGCGCCTGGCTCGCGGGCTGGGCGTCTGGTTCCCTGGCAGCTCCGCGCCCCCGGGACTCCTGGTACCCCCGGAGCCCCAGGCCTcaccctcacccctgcccctGACCTTAGAACTGCCCTCGCCAGTGACGCCCCCTTCAGAGGAGGCGGCTGCGGCCGCGGTCTCcacaccacccccgccccccgtggGGACCCTGCTGCCCGCGCCGTCTAAGTGGCGAAAACCCATGGGCACTCCAGTGCCCCGGATCCGCGGTCTGCTGGAGGCGAGTCATCGAGGCCAGGGTGACCCTCCGAGCCTCCGCCCGCTGCCGCCGCCATCCCTGCAACTAGCCGAAGAGGACCCCGACCCTGTCCCGAGGGCCCCATCTCCGACTCCGCCGCCCTTGGAGACGCGGAAGCCGCCACTACCGCCACCTTCCGACGGGCAGCACCCGGACCGCAGAATCACTCCTGCTCTGGCCACACCCGCCGCAACCCCTACAGAAAGCCAGGCCAGACTCGGCAGCGAGGGCCAGACGGCCAGCGGGGCCCGCAGCGGGGCACCTCCCCAAGCAGGCGAGGGCGAAATGGCCAGGCCTGCGGCCTCCGAGTCCGGCCTGAGTCTGTTGTGTAAAGTCACCTTCAAGTCGGGGCCCCCGCTGCCCCCTGCGGCAGCGTCGAGTTCTTTAGCCACTAAAGCCTCTctggggggcggcggcggcggcggcggcggactCTTCGCCGCCTCGGGCGCCATCTCCTACGCTGAGGTCCTGAAGCAGGGGCCCCTGGCTCCAGGGGCCTCTCTCCCCTCGGGAGAGGTGCCTCGGGCAACTCAGGAAGCAGAGGGCGGTGATGGAGACGGCGAGGGGTGTTCTGGACCCCCCTCGGCTTCTGCGTCCCACGCCCGGACTCTTCCGCCGCCACCTTACACCACCTTCCCAGGCTCGAAGCCCAAATTTGACTGGGTAAGCCCTCCTGATGGCCCTGAACGCCACTTTCGCTTCAATGGAGCTGGCGGAGGCGTCGGGGCGCCCAGACGACGCGCAGCCGCTTTCTCAGGGCCCTGGGGCTCCGCACCGCCTGCTTCAGGGCAGATGCATCCTGCTCCCGGGTCCCGGAGGCCCGCACCCGCCTTGCTGGCGCCGCCTATGTTCATCTTCCCGGCGCCCACCAATGGCGAGCCTGTGCGCCCCCGGCCTCCCGGCCCGCCGGAGCTgatgccgccgccgccgcccacgCCACCACCCACGCCGCCTCCAGCGCCGCCTCCCACACCGCAGCCGCCCGTGATCCAGACAACGCCGCTGCCCGTGACGCTCCCGCCCGCCCCGGGCCCGGGCCACTTGGAGTCGGCCGTGACTCCCGCCCCGGCTCCCTCTCTGTCCTCCGCCTTGGCTGCTGACCAGGCCCAGgtcccggccccggccccggccccggccccggccccggccccatCCCCGGCTCCAGCTCCCACTGTGGCCGAGCCATTGCCACCtgcgcccgcgcccgcgcccgccAAGACCCGCACGCGCAGGAACAAGGGTCCCCGTGCAGCCCGCGCGGTTCCGCGTGAGGATGGCGCCCCCGGAGATGGTCCCCGCGAACGTACAGCCACTACTGTGACTGACAGCGGTGGTGCAGGGGGTGGTGGCAGCGGAGCTCTTCCGGCGGGGACAGCTAACTCGGGCGCCGCGCGCCACTGGCCACCCTTCCAGGTGCTTAACTCCTGTCCCTGCAAGTGTTACTGCCGCCACCAGCCACGCCACCGCCGCCTGCCAAGAAACGTGTCTGCCTG GCTGAGCACACCCACCAACCACCTGAGTGAGCCACCCTGGGTCACCACCATCAAGTTGGCCGGCTCCCTGGTAGCCGGGCTGGAGCACTATGACTtgcaggctacccattccaactGA
- the GGN gene encoding gametogenetin isoform X2, whose product MGNVQSEPSAGGGSRKEQASDRSSDSRRTSLVEPEVTPSSPAMRLARGLGVWFPGSSAPPGLLVPPEPQASPSPLPLTLELPSPVTPPSEEAAAAAVSTPPPPPVGTLLPAPSKWRKPMGTPVPRIRGLLEASHRGQGDPPSLRPLPPPSLQLAEEDPDPVPRAPSPTPPPLETRKPPLPPPSDGQHPDRRITPALATPAATPTESQARLGSEGQTASGARSGAPPQAGEGEMARPAASESGLSLLCKVTFKSGPPLPPAAASSSLATKASLGGGGGGGGGLFAASGAISYAEVLKQGPLAPGASLPSGEVPRATQEAEGGDGDGEGCSGPPSASASHARTLPPPPYTTFPGSKPKFDWVSPPDGPERHFRFNGAGGGVGAPRRRAAAFSGPWGSAPPASGQMHPAPGSRRPAPALLAPPMFIFPAPTNGEPVRPRPPGPPELMPPPPPTPPPTPPPAPPPTPQPPVIQTTPLPVTLPPAPGPGHLESAVTPAPAPSLSSALAADQAQVPAPAPAPAPAPAPSPAPAPTVAEPLPPAPAPAPAKTRTRRNKGPRAARAVPREDGAPGDGPRERTATTVTDSGGAGGGGSGALPAGTANSGAARHWPPFQVLNSCPCKCYCRHQPRHRRLPRNVSAW is encoded by the coding sequence ATGGGGAACGTGCAGTCGGAGCCGTCCGCGGGCGGGGGCTCCCGAAAAGAGCAGGCCTCGGACCGGTCCTCCGACTCCCGCCGGACATCCCTGGTGGAGCCCGAGGTGACCCCCTCCTCCCCGGCCATGCGCCTGGCTCGCGGGCTGGGCGTCTGGTTCCCTGGCAGCTCCGCGCCCCCGGGACTCCTGGTACCCCCGGAGCCCCAGGCCTcaccctcacccctgcccctGACCTTAGAACTGCCCTCGCCAGTGACGCCCCCTTCAGAGGAGGCGGCTGCGGCCGCGGTCTCcacaccacccccgccccccgtggGGACCCTGCTGCCCGCGCCGTCTAAGTGGCGAAAACCCATGGGCACTCCAGTGCCCCGGATCCGCGGTCTGCTGGAGGCGAGTCATCGAGGCCAGGGTGACCCTCCGAGCCTCCGCCCGCTGCCGCCGCCATCCCTGCAACTAGCCGAAGAGGACCCCGACCCTGTCCCGAGGGCCCCATCTCCGACTCCGCCGCCCTTGGAGACGCGGAAGCCGCCACTACCGCCACCTTCCGACGGGCAGCACCCGGACCGCAGAATCACTCCTGCTCTGGCCACACCCGCCGCAACCCCTACAGAAAGCCAGGCCAGACTCGGCAGCGAGGGCCAGACGGCCAGCGGGGCCCGCAGCGGGGCACCTCCCCAAGCAGGCGAGGGCGAAATGGCCAGGCCTGCGGCCTCCGAGTCCGGCCTGAGTCTGTTGTGTAAAGTCACCTTCAAGTCGGGGCCCCCGCTGCCCCCTGCGGCAGCGTCGAGTTCTTTAGCCACTAAAGCCTCTctggggggcggcggcggcggcggcggcggactCTTCGCCGCCTCGGGCGCCATCTCCTACGCTGAGGTCCTGAAGCAGGGGCCCCTGGCTCCAGGGGCCTCTCTCCCCTCGGGAGAGGTGCCTCGGGCAACTCAGGAAGCAGAGGGCGGTGATGGAGACGGCGAGGGGTGTTCTGGACCCCCCTCGGCTTCTGCGTCCCACGCCCGGACTCTTCCGCCGCCACCTTACACCACCTTCCCAGGCTCGAAGCCCAAATTTGACTGGGTAAGCCCTCCTGATGGCCCTGAACGCCACTTTCGCTTCAATGGAGCTGGCGGAGGCGTCGGGGCGCCCAGACGACGCGCAGCCGCTTTCTCAGGGCCCTGGGGCTCCGCACCGCCTGCTTCAGGGCAGATGCATCCTGCTCCCGGGTCCCGGAGGCCCGCACCCGCCTTGCTGGCGCCGCCTATGTTCATCTTCCCGGCGCCCACCAATGGCGAGCCTGTGCGCCCCCGGCCTCCCGGCCCGCCGGAGCTgatgccgccgccgccgcccacgCCACCACCCACGCCGCCTCCAGCGCCGCCTCCCACACCGCAGCCGCCCGTGATCCAGACAACGCCGCTGCCCGTGACGCTCCCGCCCGCCCCGGGCCCGGGCCACTTGGAGTCGGCCGTGACTCCCGCCCCGGCTCCCTCTCTGTCCTCCGCCTTGGCTGCTGACCAGGCCCAGgtcccggccccggccccggccccggccccggccccggccccatCCCCGGCTCCAGCTCCCACTGTGGCCGAGCCATTGCCACCtgcgcccgcgcccgcgcccgccAAGACCCGCACGCGCAGGAACAAGGGTCCCCGTGCAGCCCGCGCGGTTCCGCGTGAGGATGGCGCCCCCGGAGATGGTCCCCGCGAACGTACAGCCACTACTGTGACTGACAGCGGTGGTGCAGGGGGTGGTGGCAGCGGAGCTCTTCCGGCGGGGACAGCTAACTCGGGCGCCGCGCGCCACTGGCCACCCTTCCAGGTGCTTAACTCCTGTCCCTGCAAGTGTTACTGCCGCCACCAGCCACGCCACCGCCGCCTGCCAAGAAACGTGTCTGCCTGGTGA